Within the Alteromonas sp. M12 genome, the region TATCTTCAGGTACTAAAATTGCGAAAAATATGTCCACAGGACAATTATCCACAGCGTCAAAGTTGATAGAAGGATCACTGGTGATTAGCACTGCGACCACATCCTTTAAACCCGACAGTCTACCGTGTGGCAATGCAATACCATTCCCGATTCCTGTGCTGCCCATCTTTTCGCGGCTAACCAGACTATTTAAAATCGTTGTCTGATCAATGTCATCGATTTTTTCTGCCGCTATTAGGCTGATAGTTTCAAGAATTCGTTTTTTACTTGTCCCCTGGACTGCACAACTTGTGCAGTCAGGGGAAAGGATGTCTTTAATT harbors:
- the ptsN gene encoding PTS IIA-like nitrogen regulatory protein PtsN gives rise to the protein MEIKDILSPDCTSCAVQGTSKKRILETISLIAAEKIDDIDQTTILNSLVSREKMGSTGIGNGIALPHGRLSGLKDVVAVLITSDPSINFDAVDNCPVDIFFAILVPEDKAAGHLQTLATIATKLSDKEILKRIRRAEDNAQLYEAIVA